A portion of the Rhodopseudomonas sp. BAL398 genome contains these proteins:
- a CDS encoding efflux RND transporter periplasmic adaptor subunit, producing the protein MRALPLLDGLLRLLAGLVLAAMAMGLTGCNEKAAEVPAPVRPVLVASVHYQPEAPERSFVGTIRPRIETDIGFRVAGKIAKRLVEVGQTVDIGQPLASLDQVDLKLQAEQAEAELRAATGVLAQATAAENRAKELRGKGWSTEAQMDQARAAADEARARFSRAQRSVDLTKNSLSYATLQADSRGVVTATLVDPGQVVAAGQPAIRVARFAEREAVVAVPETLIGRARDGSASVSLWSEPGKTYTAKLREIAPMADPATRTYLAKFSLPDADDRVSLGMTATLTLSDPTTAQVARLPLSALFSQGGAPSLYVVDDAGGLALKPVAVKSYESNDVLITGGVDEGAKVVVLGVQKLDPDVKVRIVSSLSF; encoded by the coding sequence ATGCGTGCACTTCCCCTTCTCGATGGGCTTCTCAGATTGCTGGCCGGGCTCGTGCTCGCCGCGATGGCGATGGGGCTGACCGGTTGCAATGAGAAGGCTGCCGAGGTGCCAGCTCCCGTGCGGCCGGTGCTGGTGGCAAGTGTCCATTACCAGCCGGAAGCCCCGGAGCGCAGTTTTGTCGGCACGATCCGGCCGCGGATCGAAACCGATATCGGCTTCCGGGTGGCGGGCAAGATTGCCAAGCGGCTGGTCGAGGTCGGCCAGACCGTCGACATCGGTCAGCCCTTGGCGAGTCTCGACCAGGTCGATCTGAAACTGCAGGCCGAGCAGGCGGAGGCGGAATTGCGGGCCGCGACAGGAGTGCTGGCCCAGGCCACCGCCGCCGAGAACCGCGCCAAGGAGTTGCGCGGCAAAGGCTGGTCGACCGAAGCGCAGATGGATCAGGCCCGCGCCGCCGCCGACGAGGCCCGCGCCCGTTTCAGCCGCGCCCAGCGCTCGGTCGATCTGACCAAGAACAGCCTGTCCTATGCCACGCTGCAAGCCGATAGCCGCGGCGTGGTGACCGCAACGCTGGTCGATCCCGGCCAGGTGGTGGCCGCCGGCCAACCCGCGATCCGGGTGGCGCGCTTTGCCGAACGCGAAGCCGTGGTGGCGGTTCCTGAGACCCTGATCGGCCGCGCCCGCGATGGCAGTGCCAGCGTGTCGCTGTGGTCGGAGCCGGGTAAGACCTACACGGCGAAATTGCGCGAGATCGCCCCGATGGCGGATCCCGCGACCCGGACTTATCTCGCCAAATTCTCGCTGCCCGATGCCGACGATCGCGTCTCGCTCGGCATGACCGCCACCCTGACGCTGTCCGATCCCACCACAGCGCAAGTGGCGCGGCTGCCGCTGTCGGCGCTGTTCAGCCAGGGCGGCGCGCCGTCGCTCTATGTCGTCGATGACGCGGGCGGTTTGGCGTTGAAGCCGGTCGCGGTGAAATCCTACGAGAGCAACGACGTGCTGATCACCGGCGGCGTCGATGAAGGCGCCAAGGTGGTGGTGCTCGGCGTGCAGAAACTCGATCCGGACGTGAAGGTTCGCATCGTCTCGTCGCTGTCATTCTGA
- a CDS encoding flavin reductase family protein has product MTDLHSYEPMNGHGLKHDPFNAIVGPRPIGWISSCDAKGHVNLAPYSFFNALCYKPPLIGFSSTTWKDTVANIKETGEFVWNLVTMDLAQQMNKTSASVPHEVDEFTISGLTKLPSQKVKPPRVMESPVSFECRLTQIVQLQGADGTPADAWFTMGEVVAVHIDKRLIKDGVYQTAQAHPILRAGRMGDYVEVRPDAMFEMVRPA; this is encoded by the coding sequence GTGACAGATTTGCACTCCTACGAACCGATGAACGGCCATGGCCTCAAGCACGACCCGTTCAACGCGATCGTCGGGCCGCGGCCGATCGGCTGGATCTCGTCATGTGACGCCAAGGGTCACGTCAATCTGGCGCCCTACAGCTTCTTCAATGCGCTGTGCTACAAGCCGCCGCTGATCGGCTTCTCCAGCACAACCTGGAAGGACACCGTGGCGAACATCAAGGAGACCGGCGAATTCGTCTGGAATCTGGTCACGATGGATCTCGCCCAGCAGATGAACAAGACCTCGGCCAGCGTGCCCCACGAGGTCGACGAATTCACGATTTCCGGCCTGACCAAGCTGCCGAGCCAGAAGGTGAAGCCGCCGCGGGTGATGGAAAGCCCGGTCTCGTTCGAATGCCGGCTGACGCAGATCGTCCAGTTGCAGGGCGCCGACGGCACACCGGCCGACGCCTGGTTCACCATGGGCGAGGTCGTCGCCGTGCATATCGACAAGCGGCTGATCAAGGACGGCGTGTACCAGACCGCTCAGGCGCACCCGATCCTGCGCGCCGGCCGCATGGGCGACTATGTCGAGGTCCGGCCCGACGCCATGTTCGAGATGGTGCGCCCGGCCTGA
- a CDS encoding PAS domain-containing hybrid sensor histidine kinase/response regulator, giving the protein MGGLSRFLTSRRSRDDWISILGRWLGAERTEMPGGTGDITEREMRRIRAAQIGSVGRLVPMTMTINLINAGIVMVTFWHEGPRSFLIAWAIAIGIIATMSVRAWFRARQKRPREASANAIRRMIVQALILGLIWGSLPVVLFAKAEPRDQLILACLITGMISGGAFALSTVQRAGLAYMWAMVLCSAVALSLSEGSAYMITGLFLLLYAVFMSRNLMAHGQLFYDNLRAQLELERNTEIISLLLKDFQANASDWLWQTDPDGRLVHVPERFVEVAQLPVTVLHGAQLADVLAMLCPDDSAGAASVVALLAAREPLNEVAVHVVAGGSPRLWSLSAKPTLDHQGRFAGYRGVGRDVTERWRAEQAEAENRAKSGFLAMMSHEIRTPMNGVLGLANMLLETSLDGEQRHAVETIRDSGDNLQRILDDILDLSKLEAGHFEFETINFSVAALVEAVVSIVGPSAKVKGLALTTQIDPTLPSTLSGDPARIRQVLLNLASNAVKFTERGSVTIVAACVARDAERATVEWRIIDTGIGIARDRVGSLFTDFAQADVSINRRFGGTGLGLAISRRIVEQMGGQIAVESASGEGATFRFSLDLPFSDAVVSDHRRDRLGSDDLRTRIAMLGRPLRVLIAEDDATNRMVVLKMLEEFAAETTLATDGLQAVQALDDGVYDLVLMDVRMPNMDGLAATRAIRARDDGMTLPIIALTANAFAEDIKLCREAGMSDFLAKPLRKPALVAAVLRSLRGGRAVVAPPEPPPAAARTFDPTLLAQLGEEMGHAQLAEMIALFIRETERRIDLFRGFAEGDDRQEIETESHSLKGGARTLGFDQVAAIAGDIERASPSLSAAALHDLADRLAQALGEVISATLSAAQADSLPAPRRDEIAHPWLRISTDEY; this is encoded by the coding sequence ATGGGCGGCCTTTCACGATTCCTGACATCGCGCCGGTCACGAGACGATTGGATCTCGATACTTGGCCGCTGGCTCGGTGCCGAACGCACCGAAATGCCAGGCGGGACCGGCGACATAACCGAGCGCGAGATGCGCCGGATTCGCGCCGCGCAGATCGGCAGCGTCGGTCGGCTGGTGCCGATGACGATGACGATCAATCTGATCAATGCCGGCATCGTGATGGTGACGTTCTGGCACGAGGGGCCGCGCAGTTTCCTGATCGCATGGGCGATCGCGATCGGCATCATCGCCACCATGTCGGTGCGGGCCTGGTTTCGGGCGCGGCAAAAACGTCCCCGCGAGGCGTCGGCGAATGCGATCCGGCGGATGATCGTTCAGGCGCTGATTCTGGGCCTGATCTGGGGTTCGCTGCCGGTGGTGCTGTTCGCCAAGGCCGAGCCGCGCGACCAGCTGATCCTGGCCTGCCTGATCACCGGCATGATCTCCGGCGGCGCCTTTGCCTTGTCGACGGTGCAGCGCGCCGGGCTGGCCTATATGTGGGCTATGGTGCTGTGTTCGGCGGTGGCGCTGTCGCTGAGCGAGGGCAGCGCCTACATGATCACCGGACTGTTCCTGCTGCTCTACGCGGTGTTCATGTCCCGCAATCTGATGGCGCATGGACAGCTGTTCTACGACAATCTGCGCGCGCAGCTCGAACTCGAACGCAACACCGAAATCATCTCGCTGCTGCTCAAGGATTTTCAGGCCAATGCCAGCGACTGGCTGTGGCAGACCGATCCAGATGGCCGGCTGGTGCATGTCCCGGAACGCTTCGTCGAGGTGGCGCAGCTGCCGGTGACCGTGTTGCACGGCGCTCAGCTGGCCGACGTGCTGGCGATGCTATGCCCCGACGACAGCGCCGGCGCCGCGAGCGTGGTGGCGCTGTTGGCGGCCAGGGAGCCGTTGAACGAGGTCGCGGTTCACGTCGTGGCCGGCGGCAGTCCGCGGCTGTGGTCGTTGTCGGCGAAGCCGACGCTCGACCACCAGGGCAGGTTCGCCGGCTATCGCGGCGTCGGCCGCGACGTCACCGAGCGCTGGCGCGCCGAGCAGGCCGAGGCGGAGAACCGGGCGAAGTCGGGATTTCTGGCGATGATGAGCCACGAGATCCGAACCCCGATGAACGGCGTGCTGGGCCTTGCCAACATGCTGCTGGAAACCTCGCTTGACGGCGAACAACGCCACGCGGTCGAGACGATCAGGGATTCCGGCGACAATCTGCAGCGCATCCTCGACGATATTCTCGATCTGTCGAAGCTTGAGGCCGGCCATTTCGAATTCGAGACCATCAATTTCTCGGTGGCTGCGCTGGTCGAGGCCGTGGTGTCGATTGTCGGACCCTCCGCCAAGGTCAAGGGCCTGGCGCTGACCACGCAGATCGATCCGACGTTGCCGTCGACGCTGAGCGGAGACCCGGCGCGGATCCGGCAGGTGTTGCTCAACCTCGCCTCCAACGCGGTGAAATTCACCGAGCGCGGCAGCGTCACGATCGTGGCGGCCTGCGTCGCACGGGATGCCGAGCGCGCCACCGTCGAATGGCGGATCATCGATACCGGGATCGGCATTGCGCGCGATCGTGTCGGCAGCCTGTTCACGGATTTTGCTCAGGCCGATGTCTCGATCAACCGCCGTTTCGGTGGCACCGGGCTGGGGCTTGCGATCAGCCGCCGGATTGTCGAGCAGATGGGCGGGCAGATCGCGGTGGAATCGGCCTCGGGTGAGGGCGCCACATTCCGCTTCAGCCTGGATCTGCCGTTCAGCGACGCGGTGGTGTCCGACCATCGCCGCGATCGGCTTGGTTCCGACGATCTGAGGACCCGGATTGCGATGCTCGGGCGCCCGCTGCGGGTGCTGATCGCCGAGGACGACGCCACCAATCGGATGGTGGTACTCAAGATGCTGGAAGAATTCGCCGCCGAGACCACATTGGCCACGGACGGGCTGCAGGCCGTGCAAGCGCTCGACGATGGCGTCTATGATCTGGTGCTGATGGATGTCCGGATGCCGAATATGGACGGGCTGGCGGCGACCCGCGCGATCCGTGCGCGCGACGACGGCATGACGCTGCCGATCATCGCGCTGACCGCCAATGCCTTCGCCGAGGATATCAAATTGTGCCGCGAGGCCGGGATGAGCGATTTCCTCGCCAAGCCGCTGCGCAAGCCGGCGCTGGTCGCCGCGGTGTTGCGGTCGCTGCGGGGCGGCAGAGCCGTCGTGGCGCCGCCCGAGCCGCCGCCGGCTGCCGCCCGGACCTTCGATCCCACTTTGCTGGCCCAGCTCGGCGAGGAAATGGGCCACGCGCAGCTGGCGGAGATGATCGCGTTGTTCATCCGCGAAACCGAGCGGCGCATCGATCTGTTCCGGGGGTTTGCCGAGGGCGACGACCGCCAGGAGATCGAGACCGAATCGCACTCGCTGAAGGGCGGCGCCCGGACGCTGGGATTTGACCAGGTTGCGGCGATCGCCGGCGATATCGAGCGCGCCTCGCCCAGCCTGTCGGCCGCGGCACTGCATGATCTGGCGGACCGCCTGGCACAGGCTCTGGGAGAGGTCATCTCGGCGACTTTGAGCGCGGCGCAGGCCGACAGCCTGCCTGCGCCGCGCCGCGACGAAATCGCGCATCCCTGGTTAAGAATATCGACTGACGAATATTGA
- a CDS encoding efflux RND transporter permease subunit has translation MGRFNLSAWAVSHPALILFMIVALGLGGFISYERLGRAEDPSFTIKVVIVSAIWPGATAAEMQAQVADPIEKKLQELPYFDKVQTFSKPGFTAMNVSFRDNTPPKDVPQLFYQVRKKIDDIRGELPSSLIGPSVNDEYGDVDSVLYMMTGDGADYAQLKKIAEGMRQHLLKVPGVTKVNLYGTQDERIYVEFSHAKLATLGVTPQALFDSLAKQNAITPAGTVETSAQRVPLRVTGALDGAKAVAETPVESNGRVFRLGDIATVTRGFVDPSDYKVRQRGKPALGIGVVMAKGANIIELGKDVAKATAEFMGQVPQGINIEQIADQPAVVDHAVSEFVHSFIEALAIVLFVSFLALGWRTGIVVALSVPLVLAIVFIVMNAMSLDLHRVTLGALIIALGLLVDDAIIAVEMMVVKMEQGWDRAKAASFAWDSTAFPMLTGTLVTAAGFLPIGFANSSVGEYAGGIFWVVAIALVASWFVAVIFTPYIGIKLLPDFSKRPHHDPEAVYETRFYRLFRRVVQACIRWRASVVMATVGAFALAILGFGLVQQQFFPTSERPELFLQLRLPQGTAFDVTMQSVKRAEQLLANDPDIATYTAYVGKGPPRFWMGLSPELPNESYAELVIVTNSVEARGRVKARLQAAAAAGQLSEARVRVDQFNFGPPVGFPVQFRVIGPDTKKVREIAYQVRDVVRGNPDVIDPQLDWNEQSPYLKLVVDQDRARALGLTPQDVSQALAMLISGANVTTVRDGTEKVGVVARAVASERLDLGHVADLTVTSRGGVAVPLSQIARIEYSHEEPILWRRNRDMAITVRGDVVPGKQAPDVTNAIWPKLQGIRDSLQPAYRIEMGGAIEESAKGNSSIFILFPLMVIIMLALLMIQLQNFSRLVLVFLTAPLGVIGAVLGLLVANQPFGFVALLGLIALAGMIMRNAVILVDQIESDVSHGLTRRAAIVEATIRRARPVVLTALAAILAMIPLTRSAFWGPMAVTIMGGLFVATFLTLFYLPGLYALWFRNALDERGEGDDLTTQHPGEGKQVFPLAHAAE, from the coding sequence GTGGGCCGATTCAATCTCTCCGCCTGGGCGGTCAGCCATCCCGCGCTGATCCTGTTCATGATCGTGGCGCTCGGCCTCGGCGGCTTCATCTCCTATGAGCGGCTCGGCCGCGCCGAGGATCCGTCCTTCACCATCAAGGTGGTGATCGTATCGGCGATCTGGCCGGGGGCGACGGCTGCGGAAATGCAGGCGCAGGTCGCCGATCCGATCGAGAAGAAGCTGCAGGAGCTGCCATATTTCGACAAGGTCCAGACCTTCTCGAAGCCGGGCTTCACCGCGATGAACGTGTCGTTCCGCGACAACACCCCGCCCAAGGACGTGCCCCAACTGTTCTATCAGGTGCGCAAGAAGATCGACGATATTCGCGGCGAGCTGCCATCGAGCCTGATCGGCCCGAGCGTCAACGACGAATATGGCGACGTCGATTCGGTGCTCTACATGATGACCGGCGACGGGGCCGACTACGCGCAGCTGAAGAAGATCGCCGAAGGCATGCGCCAGCATCTGCTGAAAGTGCCCGGCGTCACCAAGGTCAATCTGTACGGCACCCAGGACGAGCGGATCTATGTGGAGTTCTCGCACGCCAAGCTGGCGACGCTCGGGGTCACGCCGCAGGCGCTGTTCGATTCGCTGGCCAAGCAGAATGCCATCACGCCGGCCGGCACCGTCGAGACATCGGCGCAGCGCGTGCCGCTGCGCGTCACCGGCGCGCTCGACGGCGCCAAGGCGGTGGCCGAGACCCCGGTCGAAAGCAACGGCCGGGTGTTCCGGCTCGGCGATATCGCCACCGTGACGCGGGGCTTCGTCGATCCGTCGGACTACAAGGTGCGGCAAAGGGGCAAGCCGGCGCTGGGGATCGGCGTGGTGATGGCCAAGGGCGCCAACATCATCGAGCTCGGTAAGGACGTGGCGAAAGCCACCGCCGAATTCATGGGCCAGGTGCCGCAAGGCATCAATATCGAGCAGATCGCCGATCAGCCCGCGGTGGTCGATCACGCCGTCAGCGAATTCGTGCACTCCTTCATCGAAGCGCTGGCGATCGTGTTGTTCGTCAGCTTCCTAGCATTGGGCTGGCGCACCGGAATCGTGGTGGCGCTGTCGGTGCCGTTGGTGCTGGCGATCGTTTTCATCGTGATGAACGCGATGTCGCTCGATCTGCACCGCGTCACGCTCGGCGCGCTGATCATCGCGCTCGGCCTGTTGGTCGACGACGCCATCATAGCGGTCGAGATGATGGTGGTGAAGATGGAGCAGGGCTGGGACCGCGCCAAGGCGGCGTCCTTCGCCTGGGACTCCACCGCCTTTCCGATGCTGACCGGCACGCTGGTCACCGCCGCGGGCTTTCTGCCGATCGGCTTTGCCAATTCCTCGGTCGGCGAATATGCCGGCGGCATTTTCTGGGTGGTGGCGATCGCGCTGGTGGCGTCCTGGTTCGTCGCGGTGATCTTCACGCCCTATATCGGCATCAAGCTGTTGCCGGATTTCTCCAAGCGCCCGCATCACGATCCCGAAGCGGTCTACGAAACACGCTTCTACCGGCTGTTTCGCCGCGTCGTGCAAGCGTGCATCCGCTGGCGCGCGAGCGTGGTGATGGCGACGGTCGGCGCCTTCGCGCTGGCGATCTTGGGCTTCGGCCTGGTCCAGCAGCAATTCTTTCCGACCTCGGAGCGGCCGGAATTGTTCCTGCAGCTGCGGCTGCCGCAAGGCACCGCCTTCGACGTCACCATGCAAAGCGTCAAGCGCGCCGAGCAGCTGCTCGCGAACGATCCCGACATCGCCACCTATACGGCCTATGTGGGCAAGGGGCCGCCGCGATTCTGGATGGGGCTCAGCCCGGAATTGCCCAATGAATCCTATGCCGAGCTGGTGATCGTCACCAACAGTGTCGAAGCCCGCGGGCGGGTCAAGGCGCGGCTGCAGGCCGCCGCCGCGGCCGGCCAATTGTCGGAAGCGCGGGTGCGGGTCGATCAGTTCAATTTCGGCCCGCCGGTCGGCTTTCCGGTGCAGTTCCGGGTGATCGGCCCGGATACCAAGAAGGTGCGCGAGATCGCCTACCAGGTCCGCGACGTGGTCCGCGGCAATCCCGACGTGATCGATCCGCAGCTCGATTGGAATGAGCAGTCGCCCTATCTCAAGCTGGTGGTCGATCAGGATCGCGCCCGCGCGCTCGGCCTGACGCCGCAGGACGTCTCGCAGGCGCTGGCAATGCTGATCTCCGGCGCCAATGTCACCACGGTGCGTGACGGCACCGAGAAGGTCGGCGTGGTCGCGCGCGCGGTCGCCTCGGAGCGGCTCGATCTGGGTCACGTCGCCGATCTCACGGTGACCTCGCGAGGTGGCGTTGCGGTGCCGCTGTCGCAGATCGCCAGGATCGAATATTCCCATGAGGAGCCGATCCTGTGGCGGCGCAATCGCGACATGGCGATCACGGTGCGCGGCGACGTCGTTCCCGGCAAGCAGGCGCCCGACGTCACCAATGCGATCTGGCCGAAATTGCAGGGCATCCGCGATAGTCTGCAACCGGCCTACCGGATCGAAATGGGCGGCGCGATCGAGGAATCCGCCAAGGGCAATTCCTCGATCTTCATCCTGTTTCCGCTGATGGTGATCATTATGCTGGCACTGCTGATGATCCAGCTGCAGAATTTTTCGCGGCTGGTGCTGGTGTTTCTCACCGCGCCGCTCGGCGTCATCGGCGCGGTGCTGGGCCTGTTGGTCGCCAACCAGCCGTTCGGCTTCGTGGCGCTGCTCGGATTGATCGCGCTGGCCGGCATGATCATGCGCAACGCCGTGATTCTGGTCGATCAGATCGAGAGCGACGTCAGCCATGGCCTGACCCGGCGCGCCGCGATCGTCGAGGCCACGATCCGGCGCGCGCGCCCGGTGGTGCTGACCGCGCTGGCCGCGATCCTGGCGATGATTCCGCTGACCCGCTCGGCGTTCTGGGGACCGATGGCGGTCACCATCATGGGCGGGTTGTTCGTGGCCACTTTCCTGACCCTGTTCTATCTGCCGGGCCTCTACGCGCTCTGGTTCCGCAACGCGCTCGATGAGCGCGGCGAGGGCGACGATCTGACGACGCAGCATCCGGGCGAGGGTAAGCAGGTCTTTCCGCTTGCCCACGCCGCAGAATAA
- a CDS encoding TetR/AcrR family transcriptional regulator, with amino-acid sequence MTLTSEHIEADMRDRILVVAERLFRDIGYQKTTVGDIAKLLRMSPANVYRFFDSKKAIHQGVARRLMGEVEEAAQRIAAGGGPATQRLRDLLATVHRMNAERYVGDAKLHEMVALAMEESWDVCQAHIQFIIGTIAAVIAEGAASGEFHADDVPLAALCTCSAMNAFFHPQMIAQDIDKPGPTLDQMIDFVLASLSPGRPATPRS; translated from the coding sequence ATGACGCTGACTTCCGAACACATCGAAGCCGACATGCGCGACCGGATACTGGTCGTGGCCGAACGCCTGTTCCGTGACATCGGCTATCAGAAGACCACGGTTGGCGATATCGCCAAATTGCTGCGGATGAGCCCCGCCAATGTCTATCGCTTCTTCGATTCGAAGAAGGCGATTCACCAGGGCGTGGCGCGGCGGCTGATGGGCGAGGTCGAGGAGGCGGCGCAACGCATCGCGGCCGGCGGCGGCCCGGCGACCCAGCGGCTGCGCGATTTGCTGGCCACAGTGCATCGCATGAACGCCGAGCGCTATGTCGGAGACGCCAAGCTGCACGAGATGGTCGCGCTGGCGATGGAGGAAAGCTGGGACGTCTGCCAAGCCCACATCCAATTCATCATCGGCACCATCGCGGCGGTGATCGCCGAGGGTGCGGCCAGCGGCGAGTTTCACGCGGATGACGTGCCACTGGCGGCTTTGTGCACCTGTAGCGCGATGAACGCGTTCTTCCATCCGCAAATGATCGCCCAGGACATTGACAAGCCCGGACCGACGCTCGATCAGATGATCGATTTCGTGCTGGCCAGCCTGTCGCCCGGCAGGCCCGCAACCCCTCGCAGCTAA
- a CDS encoding cupin domain-containing protein has protein sequence MSGSHDHPHDHDHSGDDDHRWKHDGVRVVPGNQLDSNVPSTAGMDRKAAINFARVGAQKLWAGTVTIRPDAKTGAHHHGHLESVIYVVRGKARMRWGEQLQFTAEAGPGDFIFIPPYVPHQEINASPDEALECVLVRSDGEAIAINLDIEPVEKPETVLWVDPIHRDPADHA, from the coding sequence ATGAGCGGATCCCATGATCACCCGCACGATCACGATCATTCCGGCGATGACGACCACCGTTGGAAACATGACGGCGTTCGTGTGGTTCCTGGGAATCAGCTCGATTCCAATGTTCCGTCGACCGCGGGGATGGACCGCAAGGCCGCGATCAATTTCGCGCGCGTCGGTGCGCAGAAGCTGTGGGCCGGAACGGTGACGATCAGGCCGGACGCCAAAACCGGCGCGCATCACCACGGCCACCTCGAGAGCGTGATCTATGTGGTGCGCGGCAAGGCGCGGATGCGCTGGGGCGAGCAGCTGCAATTCACCGCCGAGGCGGGCCCCGGCGATTTCATCTTCATTCCGCCTTACGTGCCGCATCAGGAAATCAACGCCAGCCCTGACGAGGCGCTGGAATGCGTGCTGGTGCGCAGCGACGGCGAGGCGATCGCGATCAATCTCGATATCGAGCCGGTAGAAAAGCCCGAAACGGTGCTGTGGGTCGATCCGATCCACCGCGACCCGGCCGACCATGCCTAG
- a CDS encoding DeoR/GlpR family DNA-binding transcription regulator, whose translation MTALTHRQSEILNIAREFGRVMVDELARRFDVSAQTIRKDLNDLCDQRSLTRIHGGAIIASGVENLAYEARRFVAAEEKKAIGIAAAAQIPNGCSLFINIGTTTEEVASALTSHQDLLVITNNLNVAMLLYRHPRIEVIVAGGTVRRADGAVIGSTAIGLIGQFKVDYAIIGASAIDEEGALLDFDYREVQVSQAIIANARSVMLVADQTKLRRNAPVRIAHLSQIQTFVTDQPLPRPLQAICDAHGIRVFEAGPQLGSDLDESAA comes from the coding sequence GTGACCGCGCTGACCCATCGCCAGTCGGAAATTCTGAATATTGCCCGTGAATTCGGTCGGGTGATGGTCGACGAGCTGGCGCGGCGGTTCGACGTCTCGGCGCAGACCATCCGCAAGGATCTCAACGACCTGTGCGACCAGCGCTCGCTGACGCGGATTCATGGCGGCGCGATCATCGCCTCGGGGGTCGAGAATCTGGCCTATGAGGCGCGCCGCTTCGTTGCCGCCGAGGAAAAGAAGGCGATCGGGATCGCCGCCGCGGCGCAGATTCCGAATGGCTGTTCGCTGTTCATCAATATCGGCACCACCACCGAGGAAGTCGCCAGCGCGCTGACCTCGCACCAGGATCTGCTGGTGATCACCAACAATCTCAATGTCGCGATGCTGCTGTACCGGCACCCGCGAATCGAGGTGATCGTCGCCGGCGGAACGGTGCGCCGCGCCGACGGCGCGGTGATCGGCTCCACGGCGATCGGGCTGATCGGCCAGTTCAAGGTCGATTACGCCATCATCGGCGCGTCGGCGATCGACGAGGAAGGGGCGCTGCTGGATTTCGACTATCGCGAAGTCCAGGTCTCGCAGGCGATCATCGCCAATGCCCGCAGCGTGATGCTGGTCGCCGACCAGACCAAGCTGCGGCGCAATGCGCCGGTGCGCATCGCCCATCTCAGCCAGATCCAGACCTTCGTCACGGACCAGCCGTTGCCGCGCCCGCTGCAGGCGATCTGCGACGCGCACGGGATTCGGGTGTTTGAAGCCGGCCCCCAGCTCGGATCCGATCTCGACGAAAGCGCCGCATAG